One Tenebrio molitor chromosome 2, icTenMoli1.1, whole genome shotgun sequence genomic region harbors:
- the LOC138123967 gene encoding exosome complex component MTR3-like, giving the protein MPVDHKRLNGPEITIPYQLFDKLNTVPLKTQFTNIVKADGSRADGRSLKDHRKIFMKAGVVSHAKGSAYIELDKTKVIVSVFDPREIPNRSEYSSKGEIYCEFKYAPFSCHKRRLHQQDSEELECSAIMKQALESAVFRHEFPNFQVDIYAMVLHNDGSALSAAITAAGLALAHAGIPMYDLITSVTLAVQGKTILIDPSLEEEQLCQVPLFKDEQNENHGIVMLSMLATHEQISQFYQTGNLSYDSLSSGIDILTSATKDIVTLVKKCLVKHVLNTTRNVED; this is encoded by the exons ATGCCGGTGGATCACAAAAGACTTAACGGTCCAGAAATTACTATCCCGTATCAGCTATTCGACAAATTAAATACAGTTccattaaaaacacaatttacaaatattgTGAAAGCTGATGGCAGTCGCGCTGATGGTCGATCGTTAAAAGATCACCGTAAAATAT TCATGAAAGCAGGTGTCGTGAGTCATGCTAAAGGTTCTGCATATATTGAACTGGACAAAACCAAAGTTATAGTGTCAGTTTTTGACCCTCGAGAAATCCCAAACAGAAGTGAATACAGTTCTAAGGGTGAGATTTACTGTGAGTTTAAGTATGCTCCCTTCAGTTGCCACAAAAGGAGATTGCATCAACAAGATTCTGAAGAACTGGAATGTAGTGCAATTATGAAACAGGCACTGGAATCTGCTGTTTTTAGGCATGAATTTCCAAACTTCCAGGTTGATATTTATGCAATGGTATTACACAATGATGGATCTGCATTAAGTGCTGCAATTACTGCAGCCGGCCTTGCTTTGGCACATGCTGGAATACCCATGTATGATTTAATTACTTCAGTTACACTTGCAGTGCAAGGAAAAACAATATTGATAGATCCCAGCTTGGAAGAAGAACAATTGTGTCAAGTACCATTGTTTAAAGATGAACAGAATGAGAACCACGGAATAGTAATGCTTTCAATGCTTGCAACTCATGAGCAAATATCACAGTTTTATCAAACAGGAAATTTGTCATATGATAGTTTAAGTTCTGGAATTGACATTCTTACTAGTGCTACTAAAGATATTGTGACCttagttaaaaaatgtttggttaAACATGTACTTAATACAACTAGGAATGTGGAAGATTGA